In one window of Acidobacteriota bacterium DNA:
- a CDS encoding porin family protein, which yields MRHCPMILVSVLAAGFLLCPAAANAEGETEITGFYQQYRDFSYTVGLEEYDLAPRSLGGGGFSIAQNMAPWFAMWTQFSFFGSAENAGLRVRMINNQQGVRYQTKEYGPVRLYAKGGLGFSRFSIDTGQGSLGDTKFSAAYGAGAHIWMHKHAGINLDLSHVLTGLPNLTDLDTREKWDSGLVLTTGLTLRF from the coding sequence ATGAGACATTGTCCGATGATCCTGGTGAGCGTGCTTGCGGCGGGGTTCCTGCTCTGTCCCGCCGCGGCTAACGCCGAGGGGGAGACGGAAATCACCGGCTTTTACCAGCAATACCGCGATTTCAGTTACACCGTCGGCCTGGAAGAATACGATCTCGCGCCGCGCAGCCTCGGGGGGGGAGGCTTTTCGATTGCGCAGAACATGGCCCCCTGGTTCGCCATGTGGACGCAGTTCTCCTTTTTCGGTTCCGCCGAGAACGCCGGGTTGCGCGTCCGCATGATCAACAACCAGCAGGGGGTCCGCTACCAGACGAAGGAATACGGGCCGGTGAGGCTGTACGCCAAGGGGGGGCTCGGCTTCTCCCGCTTCAGCATCGACACCGGACAGGGGAGTCTCGGGGATACCAAGTTCAGCGCCGCCTACGGCGCGGGGGCCCACATCTGGATGCACAAGCACGCCGGGATCAACCTGGACCTCTCGCATGTCCTGACCGGTCTGCCCAACCTGACCGACCTCGATACCCGGGAGAAATGGGATTCGGGCCTGGTCCTCACCACCGGGTTGACCCTCCGGTTCTGA
- the bshC gene encoding bacillithiol biosynthesis BshC has translation MRLDEVPGIPRAWTDFVRRFRASGDPFDPERFGRMAERMPGASGGRPLPGGTLAVVAHVRTGPLGGALSEWLKCLTAVGVASELSARGRRATAVIGLRPDPPGAASGPAPRLVDSRGVIREVDPADLGLLADLLRVPPPREGARLPGLLLGRLLGEENAVVLEAPAAAALPAVVEVVGFEDIAGRADSGRPGGKGPVLWPRVSATLLDGRSRRTLERYGLVPGDLFAGEEAAVGAVLGRMRTPVPGRLEELRGEVLRVLSGPGAQGGAGERFLKFRDACRGRIVYQLDKVRRQCLGAVAVKEAAARRRVRRACHSLAPGGRPQEEVFGGVWIPLRFSPAGLGRLRERLDILSPEHQLIEMD, from the coding sequence ATGAGATTGGATGAGGTGCCCGGGATCCCCCGGGCCTGGACCGACTTCGTGCGCCGATTCCGGGCATCCGGGGATCCCTTCGACCCGGAGCGGTTCGGGCGGATGGCGGAGCGTATGCCCGGGGCGTCCGGCGGCCGGCCCCTGCCCGGAGGGACGCTGGCCGTGGTGGCCCACGTCCGCACGGGCCCCCTGGGCGGCGCGCTGTCGGAATGGTTGAAGTGCCTGACCGCGGTCGGGGTGGCCTCGGAGCTCTCCGCGCGCGGGCGGCGGGCGACGGCCGTGATCGGGTTGCGTCCCGACCCTCCCGGCGCCGCGTCCGGGCCGGCGCCGCGCCTGGTCGATTCCCGGGGCGTGATCCGGGAGGTCGACCCCGCCGACCTCGGGCTGCTGGCCGATCTCCTCCGCGTGCCCCCGCCCCGGGAGGGCGCGCGCCTGCCGGGGCTTCTGCTCGGGCGCCTGCTGGGGGAGGAGAACGCCGTCGTCCTGGAAGCGCCGGCGGCCGCGGCGCTGCCGGCGGTCGTGGAGGTGGTCGGGTTCGAGGACATCGCGGGGCGTGCGGACTCCGGGCGGCCGGGGGGGAAGGGGCCCGTCCTCTGGCCCCGGGTGAGCGCCACCCTCCTCGACGGGCGCAGCCGCAGAACCCTGGAGCGTTACGGCCTGGTTCCGGGCGATCTTTTCGCCGGGGAGGAGGCGGCCGTGGGCGCCGTCCTCGGGCGGATGCGCACGCCGGTCCCCGGGCGGCTCGAGGAGCTGCGCGGGGAGGTGCTCCGGGTCCTCTCCGGCCCGGGCGCGCAGGGGGGCGCGGGTGAGAGGTTTTTGAAGTTCCGGGACGCCTGCCGGGGGAGGATCGTCTACCAGCTGGACAAGGTGCGGCGGCAATGCCTCGGGGCGGTCGCGGTGAAGGAGGCGGCGGCGCGGCGGCGGGTGCGCCGGGCGTGCCATTCGCTGGCTCCGGGCGGGAGGCCGCAGGAGGAGGTGTTCGGCGGCGTCTGGATCCCGCTCCGCTTCTCGCCCGCGGGGCTCGGCCGGCTGCGGGAGCGGCTCGATATCCTGAGCCCCGAACATCAACTGATCGAAATGGACTGA
- the tsaE gene encoding tRNA (adenosine(37)-N6)-threonylcarbamoyltransferase complex ATPase subunit type 1 TsaE, with translation MRDHGKAGPVVREYVSRSPEDTLRIGAGIARNLELPGVVLLRGGLGMGKTTLTRGIARELGVRDPDEVSSPSYTLVHIYEGRCSVYHVDLYRLEGARDIYSIGIGDFIGCDGVTVVEWSERLSGGFPGAVEVDIEDRGGDARLLRVRVPRSGKRRRRGRRGADEIG, from the coding sequence ATGAGGGACCACGGCAAGGCCGGCCCCGTCGTCAGGGAATATGTCAGCCGGTCCCCCGAAGACACCTTGCGCATCGGTGCCGGGATCGCCCGGAACCTGGAACTGCCCGGGGTCGTGCTGCTGCGCGGAGGCCTCGGGATGGGGAAGACGACGCTGACCCGCGGGATCGCCCGGGAACTGGGGGTCCGGGATCCGGACGAGGTCAGCAGCCCTTCCTATACCCTGGTCCATATCTACGAAGGGCGCTGCAGCGTCTACCACGTGGACCTGTACCGTCTCGAGGGCGCGAGGGACATCTACTCCATCGGGATCGGCGATTTCATCGGGTGCGACGGGGTCACCGTGGTGGAATGGAGCGAACGGTTGTCGGGCGGCTTCCCCGGGGCGGTGGAGGTGGACATCGAGGACCGGGGAGGGGACGCCCGGCTGCTGCGGGTGCGCGTTCCCCGGTCGGGGAAACGGAGGCGCCGCGGAAGGCGTGGGGCGGATGAGATTGGATGA
- a CDS encoding ABC transporter ATP-binding protein, with translation MARSRYPLLVLGPYLGRYRRRLLVGALMVLLTVVAGMLSPWVLKYVVDGLRPSVDRGRLLTYAGLIVAISLVEGFFRFWMRRILIGVSRQVEYDLRNDFLAHVQRMSLSFLHSRSTGDIMSRATNDLGAVRMVLGPGIMYSMHTVMLLVISTAILVNLNWRLTLLAYVPLALVSISVRQFGRRIHDRFEEIQEQFSAMSTRTQENLAGIRVVKAFAREESEIRSFELLNRDYVRRNVSLIRLWGVLYPLMTALIGLSSVAVLWLGGRHVIHGRLTLGEFVAFMGYLSLLAWPTIAIGRVINIFERGSASMRRILEILETPPGIRDLEGAAEPPGASGALEIRNLTFSYPASPRPALRDVSISVPAGMTLAIVGRTGSGKSTLVNLIPRLYDPPPGTVFVDGRDVRAWPLRALRRRIGCVPQETFLFSDTVAENIAFGTDGAGEEEILAAARVSQVAGDIESFTRGMQTFVGERGITLSGGQKQRVAISRAVLCSPAILVFDDSLSSVDTYTEERILRELAGVMKNRTTLLVSHRVSTVQRADEIVVLEEGAVAERGTHEELLRLGGLYAELYRKQLLEDELSELQGS, from the coding sequence ATGGCGCGGTCCCGATACCCGCTCCTGGTCCTGGGCCCCTATCTCGGCCGCTACCGCCGGAGGCTCCTCGTCGGCGCCCTCATGGTCCTGCTGACGGTCGTCGCCGGAATGCTGTCCCCCTGGGTGCTGAAGTACGTGGTCGACGGCCTGCGTCCATCGGTCGATCGCGGCAGGCTCCTCACCTATGCGGGCCTCATCGTGGCCATTTCCCTGGTCGAGGGTTTTTTCCGCTTCTGGATGCGCAGGATCCTGATCGGCGTCAGCCGGCAGGTCGAATACGACCTGCGCAACGATTTCCTGGCCCACGTGCAGAGGATGTCCCTTTCCTTTCTGCACTCCCGCAGCACGGGTGACATCATGTCACGCGCGACCAATGATCTCGGCGCCGTGCGGATGGTGCTCGGCCCGGGGATCATGTACTCCATGCACACGGTCATGCTCCTGGTGATCAGCACCGCCATCCTGGTGAACCTGAACTGGAGGCTGACCCTGCTGGCCTACGTGCCGCTGGCGCTGGTATCGATCTCGGTCAGGCAGTTCGGCCGGCGGATACACGACCGGTTCGAGGAGATCCAGGAGCAGTTTTCCGCCATGAGCACCCGCACGCAGGAGAACCTCGCCGGCATCCGCGTTGTCAAGGCCTTCGCGCGCGAAGAGTCCGAAATCCGCTCCTTCGAACTCCTCAATCGCGACTACGTCCGGCGCAACGTGTCCCTGATCCGCCTCTGGGGCGTCCTCTACCCGCTGATGACGGCGCTGATCGGGCTCTCCTCGGTCGCGGTGCTCTGGCTCGGGGGGCGGCACGTCATCCACGGGCGGCTGACCCTGGGCGAATTCGTGGCCTTCATGGGATACCTGTCGCTGCTCGCCTGGCCGACGATCGCCATCGGGCGGGTGATCAACATCTTCGAGCGCGGCTCGGCCTCGATGCGGAGGATCCTGGAGATCCTCGAAACCCCTCCCGGCATCCGGGACCTCGAGGGCGCCGCCGAACCTCCCGGCGCCTCCGGCGCCCTCGAGATCCGCAACCTCACCTTCAGCTACCCCGCTTCCCCCCGCCCGGCGCTCCGGGACGTCTCCATTTCCGTGCCGGCCGGGATGACGCTCGCGATCGTGGGGCGCACCGGGAGCGGCAAATCGACGCTGGTGAACCTCATCCCGCGCCTGTACGACCCGCCCCCCGGGACCGTTTTCGTCGACGGCCGGGACGTGCGCGCCTGGCCCCTGCGCGCCCTGCGGCGCCGGATCGGCTGCGTGCCCCAGGAGACCTTCCTCTTTTCCGACACCGTCGCGGAGAACATCGCCTTCGGGACCGACGGGGCCGGCGAGGAGGAGATCCTCGCGGCCGCCCGGGTTTCCCAGGTCGCCGGGGACATCGAATCGTTCACCCGGGGAATGCAGACCTTCGTCGGCGAACGCGGGATCACCCTCTCCGGGGGGCAGAAGCAGCGGGTGGCCATCAGCCGGGCCGTGCTCTGTTCCCCCGCGATCCTCGTCTTCGACGATTCCCTCTCCAGCGTCGATACCTACACCGAGGAGAGGATCCTGCGGGAACTCGCCGGGGTCATGAAAAACCGGACGACGCTCCTGGTCTCGCACCGCGTCTCCACCGTGCAGCGCGCCGACGAGATCGTGGTGCTCGAGGAGGGGGCGGTGGCCGAACGGGGGACCCACGAGGAGCTGCTGCGGCTCGGGGGTCTCTACGCCGAACTCTATCGCAAACAGCTTCTGGAAGACGAACTCTCGGAACTCCAGGGATCATGA
- a CDS encoding M48 family metalloprotease yields the protein MKNMFPKLSALFLAAAILSSPAAWARKHENVEEIGNRDVTGRVWNVFPNWVSLEKEIELGKQVADEFEQTARMVEDPVISEYVDRIGQNIVKHSDAKLPFYIKVVDTDEVNAFAFPGGFFYINKGLLLATGNESELAGVMAHEISHVTARHATVRMSKAQYLQLAAIPALFVGGYWAQMGIQNALGLGLNLELMGITRESEREADQLGIQYLWNAGYDPNGFVSFFEKLQREEKSEPGRLAGWFRTHPSTDDRIVAALDEQRYLPEKDAYIVDTSEFQRIQNRLRSIDNAQKAEEAGEAPEQKRPTLKRRTEQGEDPSAGTGEGEESPGRSRPTLKRASDPQ from the coding sequence ATGAAAAACATGTTTCCGAAATTATCCGCGCTGTTTCTGGCCGCGGCCATCCTTTCGTCGCCGGCCGCCTGGGCCAGGAAGCACGAAAACGTCGAAGAGATCGGAAACCGGGACGTCACGGGGCGCGTGTGGAATGTTTTCCCCAACTGGGTCTCGCTCGAAAAGGAGATCGAGCTGGGCAAACAGGTGGCAGACGAGTTCGAGCAGACCGCCCGGATGGTCGAAGACCCCGTCATCAGCGAGTATGTCGACCGGATCGGGCAGAACATCGTCAAGCACTCCGACGCCAAGCTCCCCTTCTACATCAAGGTCGTGGACACCGACGAGGTGAACGCCTTCGCCTTTCCCGGCGGGTTTTTCTACATCAACAAGGGCCTCCTCCTGGCGACCGGGAACGAGTCGGAACTGGCCGGGGTGATGGCCCACGAGATCTCGCACGTCACCGCGAGGCACGCGACGGTGCGCATGTCCAAGGCCCAGTACCTGCAGCTTGCGGCCATTCCCGCCCTTTTCGTCGGGGGCTACTGGGCGCAGATGGGGATTCAGAACGCCCTGGGCCTGGGGCTCAACCTCGAGCTGATGGGGATCACGCGGGAATCGGAGCGCGAAGCGGACCAGCTGGGGATCCAGTATCTCTGGAACGCGGGTTACGATCCGAACGGGTTCGTCTCCTTTTTCGAGAAACTGCAGCGGGAGGAAAAATCGGAGCCCGGCCGCCTGGCCGGCTGGTTCCGCACCCACCCCTCCACGGACGACCGGATCGTGGCCGCCCTGGACGAACAGCGCTACCTCCCCGAAAAGGACGCCTACATCGTGGACACCTCCGAATTCCAGCGGATCCAGAACCGCCTCCGGTCGATAGACAACGCCCAGAAGGCCGAGGAGGCGGGGGAAGCCCCGGAACAGAAACGCCCCACCCTCAAGCGCCGGACCGAGCAGGGGGAGGACCCCTCCGCCGGCACCGGGGAGGGGGAGGAGTCCCCCGGCAGGAGCCGCCCGACCCTGAAGCGGGCGTCCGATCCGCAGTAG
- the mltG gene encoding endolytic transglycosylase MltG, with amino-acid sequence MKRLLAAATAAAGLLVVAGLLSGLWVHLQLTTPYLGAPGGEVYVEVPRGSGTRAVARLLAGRGVLRSRLPFLLYLRWTGSEGRIQAGEYRFDQPATPREIARRLTTGDVYFRSITVPEGLTAEETAGLLAENGFGTLPELRRALRRTEWVGDLAPKARSLEGYLYPETYRFDRGADAEAVIRKMTEQFRSAVSRTLREHPLPEGWDIPRIVTLASLIEKEVRTREEGPMVASVLVNRLERGMTLGCDATIIYAMKLAGSWEGRLGKADLRMDSPYNSYLHRGLPPGPICNPGASSLVAALRPAATDYLYYVSRNDGTHQFSRDYAAHREAVYRYQQAPFRKRN; translated from the coding sequence TTGAAACGCCTGCTCGCCGCCGCCACAGCCGCCGCGGGGCTCCTGGTCGTCGCGGGGCTCCTTTCCGGTCTCTGGGTCCATCTGCAGCTGACCACCCCGTACCTCGGCGCGCCCGGGGGGGAGGTCTACGTCGAGGTCCCCCGAGGCTCCGGCACGCGCGCGGTCGCCCGCCTGCTGGCCGGCCGCGGGGTTCTCCGCTCCCGGCTCCCCTTCCTCCTCTACCTCAGGTGGACCGGTTCGGAGGGCCGCATCCAGGCGGGGGAGTACCGGTTCGACCAGCCTGCCACCCCGCGCGAAATCGCGCGCCGGCTGACGACGGGAGACGTCTACTTCCGTTCGATCACCGTCCCCGAGGGGCTGACGGCGGAGGAGACCGCGGGACTGCTTGCGGAAAACGGCTTCGGGACGCTGCCCGAACTGCGCCGGGCGCTCCGGCGCACCGAGTGGGTGGGCGACCTGGCGCCGAAAGCCCGCAGCCTGGAAGGGTACCTCTACCCCGAAACCTACCGCTTCGACCGCGGCGCCGACGCCGAGGCCGTCATCCGGAAGATGACGGAACAGTTCCGGTCGGCCGTCTCCCGTACCCTCCGCGAGCACCCGCTCCCCGAAGGGTGGGACATCCCCCGGATCGTCACGCTGGCGTCGCTGATCGAAAAGGAGGTCAGGACGAGGGAGGAGGGGCCGATGGTCGCCTCCGTCCTGGTCAACCGCCTGGAGAGGGGAATGACGCTGGGGTGCGACGCCACGATCATTTACGCCATGAAGCTCGCGGGCAGTTGGGAGGGGCGGCTGGGGAAAGCGGACCTGCGCATGGACTCCCCCTACAATTCGTACCTGCACCGGGGGCTTCCGCCGGGGCCGATCTGCAACCCCGGGGCGTCATCGCTGGTGGCGGCGCTCCGGCCCGCCGCCACCGACTATCTTTACTACGTCTCCCGCAACGACGGGACCCACCAGTTCTCGCGCGATTACGCCGCCCACCGGGAGGCCGTCTACCGGTACCAGCAGGCGCCCTTCCGAAAAAGGAACTGA
- a CDS encoding ABC transporter ATP-binding protein: MTQEEQVLGKAYDAKLMRRLLGYIGPYRRSALAAVVCLILGSGFSIVQPYLTKMAIDRSIQSGDVRSLTGIAALYAATIVLVFALSFAQTLLINLMGQKIMRDLRMEIFRHLQKLESAFFDRNPVGRLMTRVTTDVDALNELFTSGVLSVFDDIFTLAGILVFLFVLHYKLALGILCILPLLLAVTLLFKIKVRDSYRRVRTAIARINTFLQENITGAAVVQVFGREEKQYRRFTAVNRDHLDANLQSIFYYALFLPLLEVVGALAVALIVWYGGHQVLSGALTLGTLVAFIQYSDRFFRPISDLSEKYTILQAAMASSERIFRLLDTPPAIVSPARPAARAVTRGKIEFRDVGFAYHPGEPVLRGVSFVVEPGEQVAVVGATGAGKSTLVSLLNRSYDVGEGTLLVDDVDVRDHDLAALRRSIGIVLQDVFLFSGSVMENIRLGNRSITGRDAVRAARAVHADPFIRRLDEGYDSRLGERGASLSVGQKQLLSFARALAYDPRILVLDEATSSIDTGTELLIRDALRTLMAGRTSIVIAHRLSTVQSADRILVLHHGRLCETGTHQELLQRRGIYWKLYQLQYRDQSPGA; the protein is encoded by the coding sequence ATGACGCAGGAAGAACAGGTACTGGGGAAGGCGTACGACGCGAAACTGATGCGGAGGCTCCTCGGCTATATCGGACCGTACCGCCGGAGCGCGCTGGCGGCCGTCGTCTGCCTGATCCTGGGGTCCGGCTTCTCCATCGTCCAGCCCTACCTGACCAAGATGGCCATCGACCGCTCGATCCAGAGCGGCGACGTCCGCTCCCTCACCGGCATCGCCGCCCTCTACGCGGCGACCATCGTCCTGGTTTTCGCCCTGAGCTTCGCCCAGACCCTGCTGATCAACCTGATGGGGCAGAAGATCATGCGGGACCTGCGCATGGAGATCTTCCGCCACCTGCAGAAACTGGAGTCGGCGTTTTTCGACCGAAACCCGGTCGGCCGCCTGATGACGCGGGTGACCACCGACGTGGACGCGCTCAACGAGCTGTTCACCTCCGGGGTCCTCTCGGTCTTCGACGATATCTTCACGCTGGCGGGCATCCTGGTCTTCCTTTTCGTGCTCCACTACAAGCTGGCGCTGGGCATCCTCTGCATCCTCCCCCTGCTCCTGGCGGTCACGCTCCTGTTCAAGATCAAGGTGCGCGATTCCTACCGCCGCGTGCGCACGGCCATCGCCCGCATCAACACGTTCCTCCAGGAAAACATCACCGGCGCCGCCGTCGTCCAGGTCTTCGGGCGGGAGGAGAAGCAGTACCGGCGCTTCACCGCCGTCAACCGCGACCACCTCGACGCCAACCTCCAGTCCATCTTCTACTACGCCCTGTTTCTCCCCCTCCTGGAGGTCGTCGGCGCGCTGGCCGTCGCCCTGATCGTCTGGTACGGCGGGCACCAGGTGCTTTCCGGCGCGCTGACGCTGGGGACGCTGGTGGCCTTCATCCAGTATTCCGACCGCTTCTTCCGGCCGATATCGGACCTGAGCGAAAAATACACCATCCTGCAGGCGGCCATGGCCTCGTCGGAGCGGATCTTCAGACTGCTCGACACCCCCCCCGCGATCGTTTCGCCCGCGCGCCCCGCGGCGCGGGCCGTGACCCGGGGAAAGATCGAGTTCCGGGACGTGGGCTTCGCCTATCACCCGGGGGAGCCGGTGCTCCGGGGGGTCTCCTTCGTCGTCGAGCCGGGCGAACAGGTCGCCGTCGTCGGGGCCACCGGGGCGGGCAAATCGACCCTCGTCTCCCTCCTCAACCGCTCCTACGACGTCGGCGAGGGGACCCTTCTCGTCGACGACGTCGATGTCCGGGACCACGACCTGGCGGCCCTGCGCCGCTCGATAGGGATCGTGCTCCAGGACGTCTTCCTCTTTTCGGGCAGCGTCATGGAAAACATCCGGCTGGGGAACCGCTCCATCACCGGCCGCGACGCCGTCCGGGCCGCCCGGGCCGTCCATGCCGACCCCTTCATCCGGCGCCTGGACGAGGGGTACGACTCCCGCCTCGGGGAACGGGGCGCCTCGCTTTCGGTCGGGCAGAAGCAGCTCCTCTCCTTCGCCCGCGCCCTCGCCTACGACCCGAGAATCCTGGTCCTGGACGAGGCCACCTCCAGCATCGACACGGGGACGGAACTGCTGATCCGGGACGCGCTCCGCACCCTCATGGCGGGCCGGACCTCGATCGTCATCGCCCACCGCCTCTCCACCGTGCAAAGCGCCGACCGCATCCTCGTGCTGCACCACGGGAGGCTGTGCGAGACCGGCACCCACCAGGAGCTGCTCCAGCGCCGGGGCATCTACTGGAAGCTCTACCAGCTGCAGTACCGCGACCAGTCCCCCGGCGCGTGA
- the bshB1 gene encoding bacillithiol biosynthesis deacetylase BshB1, which translates to MQLDFLAFGAHPDDAELFIGGTLAKLSDLGYATGVVDMSRGELGTRGTAAVRGREAREAARILGLAVRENLGLPDGRITVTDAARLSVIRVLRKYRPRIVATHYREDRHPDHVHTGRLVAEAVHHSGLARIRTGQERYRPPVLLFFKLPWNVAPSFVVDVGDWVGRREAAIAAHRSQLYDPASREPATYLSQPDFLERVDSIHAWYGTLVGKRRAEAFHIGEALEISDPVAHFAP; encoded by the coding sequence ATGCAACTGGACTTCCTTGCTTTCGGCGCGCATCCGGACGATGCGGAGCTCTTCATCGGGGGGACGCTGGCCAAACTTTCCGACCTCGGGTACGCCACGGGGGTGGTGGACATGTCGCGCGGGGAACTGGGGACGCGGGGAACCGCCGCGGTGCGCGGGCGGGAAGCCCGGGAAGCGGCCAGGATCCTCGGCCTGGCGGTCAGGGAAAACCTGGGCCTTCCCGACGGCCGGATCACGGTCACGGACGCCGCGCGCCTCTCCGTGATCCGGGTGCTGCGCAAGTACCGCCCCCGGATCGTCGCCACCCACTACCGGGAGGACCGGCACCCGGATCACGTGCACACCGGCCGGCTCGTGGCCGAGGCGGTGCACCACTCCGGGCTGGCCAGGATCCGGACCGGGCAGGAGCGCTACCGGCCGCCCGTCCTCCTCTTCTTCAAGCTCCCGTGGAACGTGGCGCCCAGCTTCGTCGTCGACGTCGGAGACTGGGTCGGGCGCCGGGAGGCCGCCATCGCCGCCCACCGCTCGCAGCTGTACGACCCCGCGAGCCGCGAACCGGCCACCTACCTGAGCCAGCCCGATTTCCTGGAGCGCGTGGACAGCATCCACGCCTGGTACGGCACCCTTGTCGGGAAGAGGAGGGCGGAGGCGTTCCATATCGGGGAGGCGCTCGAAATCAGCGACCCCGTCGCCCACTTCGCCCCGTAG
- a CDS encoding NAD(P)H-hydrate dehydratase, translating into MKILTAAQMGEVDRLTSERFHVPSILLMENAGRSFCEELARSVPGIARKRIRVLCGRGNNGGDGFVVARHLALAGASPRIALTADPAALRGDALVNYEIVRAMGLPIDSFPAPSEAAAALEKGPLPDIIVDALFGTGLSKPIGADYGPVLEWIDRAAAHAFVASVDIPSGLMADRGEIPGPAVRARLTVTFSALKPALVLPPAADLAGRVVVAPIGSPPSLFDHPDYLLDLVGEELVRRVLPARPREGHKGSFGHAHIVAGSRGKIGAALMAGLGALRAGAGLVTLWLPEGTLPGAAGRFPELMTEPLPETSAGTFDPSGLERVLARLVDADALVLGPGISTEPGARRLALELTERSPVPVVLDADGINAFALSETPPRNRNDQPVILTPHPGEMARLGGATVAEVQRDRLAAARRYACAHRCHVVLKGFQTVVAAPGGELFLNPTGNPGMATGGTGDILAGMIGRFAAAWHLALPGAGDAAPWIAAAVYLHGLAGDLAAEEKGMESLVATDLLSALPGAFGRVLGR; encoded by the coding sequence ATGAAGATCCTGACTGCGGCGCAGATGGGGGAGGTGGACCGGCTCACCTCGGAACGGTTTCACGTCCCCTCCATCCTGCTGATGGAAAACGCCGGACGCTCCTTCTGCGAGGAGCTCGCGCGATCCGTTCCCGGGATCGCCCGGAAGCGTATCCGGGTGCTGTGCGGCCGGGGGAACAACGGCGGGGACGGTTTCGTCGTCGCGCGCCACCTGGCGCTTGCCGGGGCGAGCCCCCGGATCGCCCTGACGGCCGATCCCGCCGCGCTCCGGGGGGACGCCCTGGTGAACTACGAGATCGTACGGGCGATGGGCCTCCCGATCGACTCCTTCCCGGCGCCGTCGGAGGCTGCGGCCGCACTCGAAAAGGGCCCGCTCCCCGACATCATCGTGGACGCCCTGTTCGGGACCGGCCTGTCCAAGCCGATCGGGGCCGATTACGGGCCCGTCCTTGAGTGGATCGACCGGGCGGCGGCCCACGCGTTCGTGGCCTCCGTCGACATCCCCTCGGGGCTGATGGCCGATCGCGGGGAGATTCCCGGCCCGGCCGTCCGGGCCAGGCTGACGGTGACCTTTTCCGCCCTGAAGCCCGCGCTGGTCCTCCCGCCGGCGGCCGACCTGGCCGGCCGCGTGGTCGTGGCCCCGATCGGTTCGCCTCCCTCCCTTTTCGACCATCCGGACTACCTCCTCGACCTGGTGGGCGAGGAACTGGTACGCCGGGTCCTTCCCGCCCGCCCGCGCGAGGGGCACAAGGGATCGTTCGGGCATGCCCATATCGTGGCGGGGTCCCGGGGCAAGATCGGGGCCGCGCTGATGGCGGGCCTGGGCGCGCTGCGCGCGGGGGCCGGGCTGGTCACGCTGTGGCTGCCCGAAGGGACGCTCCCGGGGGCCGCCGGCCGGTTTCCGGAGCTGATGACGGAGCCCCTGCCGGAAACCTCCGCGGGGACCTTCGATCCCTCCGGTCTGGAGCGCGTGCTCGCGCGCCTCGTCGACGCGGACGCCCTGGTCCTTGGCCCGGGGATATCGACCGAACCCGGGGCCCGGCGGCTGGCCCTGGAACTGACGGAGCGCTCTCCGGTCCCGGTGGTGCTCGACGCGGACGGGATCAACGCCTTCGCGCTGTCCGAAACGCCGCCCCGCAACCGGAACGATCAGCCCGTCATCCTGACCCCGCACCCCGGCGAGATGGCGCGCCTCGGGGGGGCCACCGTCGCCGAAGTCCAGCGGGACCGCCTCGCAGCGGCGCGGCGGTACGCGTGCGCCCACCGATGCCACGTCGTTCTCAAGGGATTCCAGACCGTGGTCGCCGCCCCCGGCGGGGAGCTTTTTTTGAACCCCACGGGCAACCCGGGGATGGCCACGGGCGGGACGGGAGATATCCTGGCGGGGATGATCGGACGGTTCGCCGCCGCCTGGCACCTCGCCCTCCCCGGGGCCGGGGATGCCGCCCCCTGGATTGCGGCCGCGGTCTACCTCCATGGCCTGGCCGGGGACCTGGCGGCGGAGGAGAAGGGGATGGAGTCGCTGGTAGCCACCGACCTGCTCTCCGCCCTCCCCGGGGCGTTCGGGAGGGTGCTCGGGCGATGA